A single region of the Agromyces sp. Leaf222 genome encodes:
- the erpA gene encoding iron-sulfur cluster insertion protein ErpA: MSDTITETTHGVKLSDPAADKVRSLLTQEGRDDLRLRVAVQPGGCSGLIYQLYFDERLLDGDAVVDFDGVEVIVDKMSVPYLDGASIDFEDTIQKQGFTIDNPNAEGSCACGDSFH, encoded by the coding sequence ATGAGCGACACGATCACCGAAACGACGCACGGCGTGAAGCTGAGCGACCCTGCAGCCGACAAGGTGCGGAGCCTCCTCACGCAGGAGGGCCGCGACGACCTGCGACTCCGCGTCGCGGTGCAGCCCGGCGGCTGCTCTGGCCTCATCTACCAGCTGTACTTCGACGAGCGACTGCTCGACGGTGACGCGGTCGTGGACTTCGACGGTGTCGAGGTCATCGTCGACAAGATGAGCGTGCCCTACCTCGACGGAGCCTCCATCGACTTCGAGGACACGATCCAGAAGCAGGGCTTCACGATCGACAACCCGAACGCCGAAGGCAGCTGCGCCTGCGGTGATTCGTTCCACTGA
- a CDS encoding cytochrome c oxidase subunit 4, whose amino-acid sequence MRANVVLFWILAGFFAAAAAVYIAWTAVDDLEPGVEWVGLVAISLSAVLAAFIAFYLGRVHKAQGAELPEDRLDANIDDGDPELGFFSPWSWWPIMLAGSAALLFTGLAIGFWISFIAVGLGVISLVGWVYEYYRGNFAR is encoded by the coding sequence ATGCGCGCCAATGTCGTTCTCTTCTGGATCCTCGCGGGATTCTTCGCGGCCGCGGCCGCGGTGTACATCGCGTGGACCGCAGTCGATGACCTCGAGCCCGGCGTCGAGTGGGTGGGCCTCGTCGCCATCTCGCTGAGCGCCGTCCTGGCCGCGTTCATCGCGTTCTACCTCGGACGCGTGCACAAGGCACAGGGTGCTGAGCTGCCCGAAGACCGTCTCGACGCCAACATCGACGACGGCGACCCCGAGCTCGGCTTCTTCAGCCCCTGGAGCTGGTGGCCGATCATGCTCGCGGGCTCCGCGGCGCTGCTGTTCACCGGCCTCGCGATCGGCTTCTGGATCTCGTTCATCGCCGTGGGCCTCGGCGTGATCAGCCTCGTCGGCTGGGTCTACGAGTACTACCGCGGCAACTTCGCGCGCTGA
- a CDS encoding cytochrome bc complex cytochrome b subunit yields the protein MSTASPTTGTQKRSFTTAAAVYVNERTSVAGFIKELGRKAFPDHWSFLLGEVALFSFVVILISGTFLTFFFQASMAEVHYDGSYVPLKGVEMSVAMASTLDISFDIRGGLFVRQMHHWAALLFVAAIGLHMLRIYFTGAFRKPREFNWVIGFTLFILAMAEGFTGYSLPDDLLSGNGLRIIDGLVKGIPLVGTWISFLLFGGEFPGTQIVGRLYSLHIMILPALVIAFIALHLVFVVVHKHTQYAGPGKTQQNAVGPPVLPVYAAKAGGFFFIIFGVIALIASLFTINPIWNYGPYDPSPVSAGTQPDWYIGFADGALRLIPPGWEFVWLDRTWSFNILVPLIAIGIFIVLVLIYPFIEAWITGDKREHHIADRPRNAPTRTAIGAAGVTFYAGLWAAASSDILATHFSLTMEGVIHALQAVVILGPFIAFFITKRVCIALQKKDREIVLHGFESGRIVRLPGGEFIEVHEQLDEYDRWRLVSFDAYQPLMIRPNARGKITVGQRFRASLSRWFFEDRIEPVTKGEIESGHDGHH from the coding sequence TTGAGCACCGCATCGCCCACCACCGGCACGCAGAAGCGGTCGTTCACGACCGCTGCCGCGGTCTACGTGAACGAACGCACGAGCGTCGCCGGCTTCATCAAGGAACTCGGCCGCAAGGCCTTCCCAGACCACTGGTCGTTCCTCCTCGGTGAAGTCGCGCTCTTCTCGTTCGTCGTCATCCTGATCTCGGGCACGTTCCTGACGTTCTTCTTCCAGGCCTCGATGGCCGAGGTGCACTACGACGGTTCGTACGTCCCGCTGAAGGGCGTCGAGATGTCGGTCGCCATGGCGTCGACCCTCGATATCTCGTTCGACATCCGCGGCGGCCTGTTCGTGCGCCAGATGCACCACTGGGCTGCACTGCTCTTCGTGGCGGCGATCGGCCTGCACATGCTGCGCATCTACTTCACGGGTGCGTTCCGCAAGCCGCGCGAGTTCAACTGGGTGATCGGCTTCACGCTGTTCATCCTCGCCATGGCCGAGGGCTTCACGGGGTACTCGCTCCCCGACGACCTGCTCTCGGGCAACGGCCTCCGCATCATCGACGGCCTGGTCAAGGGCATCCCGCTGGTCGGCACCTGGATCTCCTTCCTCCTCTTCGGCGGGGAGTTCCCCGGCACGCAGATCGTCGGACGCCTGTACTCGTTGCACATCATGATCCTGCCCGCGCTGGTCATCGCATTCATCGCGCTGCACCTGGTGTTCGTCGTCGTGCACAAGCACACGCAGTACGCGGGCCCCGGCAAGACCCAGCAGAACGCCGTCGGCCCGCCCGTGCTGCCGGTGTACGCCGCGAAGGCCGGTGGCTTCTTCTTCATCATCTTCGGTGTCATCGCACTCATCGCGTCGCTGTTCACCATCAACCCGATCTGGAACTACGGCCCCTACGACCCCTCACCGGTGTCGGCGGGTACCCAGCCCGACTGGTACATCGGCTTCGCCGACGGCGCGCTCCGCCTCATTCCGCCGGGATGGGAGTTCGTCTGGCTGGACCGCACGTGGTCCTTCAACATCCTCGTACCGCTCATCGCGATCGGGATCTTCATCGTCCTGGTGCTCATCTACCCCTTCATCGAGGCGTGGATCACCGGCGACAAGCGCGAGCACCACATCGCGGACCGTCCCCGCAACGCTCCGACCCGCACGGCCATCGGCGCCGCCGGCGTGACGTTCTACGCGGGCCTCTGGGCCGCGGCGAGCTCGGACATCCTCGCGACGCACTTCTCGCTGACCATGGAGGGCGTGATCCACGCGCTCCAGGCCGTGGTGATCCTCGGACCCTTCATCGCGTTCTTCATCACGAAGCGCGTCTGCATCGCACTGCAGAAGAAGGATCGTGAGATCGTGCTGCACGGCTTCGAGTCCGGCCGCATCGTGCGCCTTCCCGGTGGCGAGTTCATCGAGGTGCACGAGCAGCTCGACGAGTACGACCGCTGGCGACTCGTGAGCTTCGACGCGTACCAGCCGCTCATGATCCGCCCGAATGCTCGCGGCAAGATCACGGTCGGTCAGCGTTTCCGCGCCTCGCTCTCGCGCTGGTTCTTCGAGGACCGCATCGAGCCCGTCACCAAGGGCGAGATCGAGTCCGGCCACGACGGCCACCACTGA
- a CDS encoding methyltransferase domain-containing protein yields the protein MSFDTTWFRCPNCLSALSSIDPLVIGCENGHRFDVARQGTVTLLPPRAPRTVGDDHEMLTARAALLDSALYRPIAEAIADLTSDALPPAGSEQAGPRLVDFGCGTGYYAALLASRIAASSVLLADRSPVAVRMATRNIPGASGVVLDIWRPLPLRDAAADLALNVFAPRNPEEYARVVRPGGILVVVVPRQRHLAELRRDGSVLSVPADKERTVADSLGAAGFEVAARCRVEYEATVTAEQRTHLISMGPSAHHARDTTTDAVSAEVSSDVPAATRPVTVSVDVLAFRR from the coding sequence ATGTCGTTCGATACGACCTGGTTCCGGTGCCCGAACTGTCTGTCTGCCCTCTCCTCGATCGATCCCCTGGTGATCGGGTGCGAGAACGGCCATCGCTTCGACGTCGCGCGGCAGGGCACCGTCACCCTCCTTCCGCCACGTGCTCCCCGCACCGTGGGCGACGACCACGAGATGCTCACAGCTCGGGCAGCGTTGCTCGACTCCGCGCTGTACCGACCGATCGCCGAGGCGATCGCAGACCTTACGAGCGACGCTCTGCCACCGGCAGGCTCCGAGCAGGCCGGGCCTCGTCTCGTCGACTTCGGTTGCGGAACGGGCTATTACGCCGCACTGCTGGCATCCCGTATCGCCGCGTCCTCCGTGCTGCTCGCCGACCGCTCCCCCGTCGCCGTGCGCATGGCGACCCGCAATATCCCGGGTGCGAGCGGCGTGGTCCTCGACATCTGGCGCCCACTGCCCCTGCGCGATGCCGCTGCCGATCTCGCCCTCAACGTCTTCGCACCACGCAATCCCGAAGAGTACGCACGAGTCGTCCGCCCCGGCGGCATCCTCGTCGTCGTGGTCCCGCGTCAGCGCCACCTCGCCGAGCTCAGACGCGACGGCTCCGTGCTGTCAGTGCCCGCCGACAAGGAACGCACGGTCGCCGACTCGCTCGGTGCAGCCGGCTTCGAGGTGGCCGCCCGCTGCCGTGTGGAATACGAGGCGACCGTCACGGCGGAACAGAGGACGCATCTCATCTCCATGGGGCCTTCGGCGCACCACGCACGTGACACGACGACCGATGCCGTGAGCGCAGAGGTCTCCTCCGACGTGCCCGCGGCGACGCGGCCGGTGACGGTCTCGGTGGACGTCCTGGCCTTCCGCCGATAG
- a CDS encoding ubiquinol-cytochrome c reductase iron-sulfur subunit gives MAQDDHSGAELAAADSSHAAHESDASPGTALIVQDAFANPGFPPHRPRVTDEDPKREKRAQRTVYTLFYLSALGSLWAVAAYMLFPMESNNVGDVRLNNLFIGLGAALALLALGIGIVHWGKAVMVDVELVDERHEIGGSPETQAAAAKVFTDADRESGFTRRAVIRNSLIGAIVVFPLPAVVLFRGFAPQDQLPVPLLSHTMWRKGTRLALDPSGVAIKASDVTIGSAFHVIPEGLAELEHGKLEEKAKAAVLLMRLDPSDLNQLPERESWSYDGIVAYSKICTHVGCPVALYEQHTHHLLCPCHQSQFDVANHCEVIFGPAKRPLPQLPIAIDDEGYLIAQSDFTEPVGPSFWERH, from the coding sequence ATGGCCCAGGACGACCACAGCGGAGCTGAGCTCGCCGCTGCCGACTCGTCGCATGCCGCGCACGAATCCGATGCCTCCCCGGGCACCGCGCTGATCGTTCAGGACGCATTCGCGAACCCCGGATTCCCGCCGCATCGCCCCCGTGTCACCGACGAGGACCCCAAGCGGGAGAAGCGCGCGCAGCGCACCGTCTACACGCTCTTCTACCTGTCGGCGCTCGGCAGCCTGTGGGCGGTCGCCGCCTACATGCTCTTCCCGATGGAGTCGAACAACGTCGGCGACGTCCGGCTGAACAACCTCTTCATCGGCCTCGGCGCAGCCCTCGCGCTGCTGGCCCTCGGCATCGGCATCGTGCACTGGGGCAAGGCCGTCATGGTCGACGTCGAGCTCGTCGACGAGCGCCACGAGATCGGCGGCTCTCCCGAGACGCAGGCTGCTGCGGCCAAGGTGTTCACCGACGCGGACCGCGAGTCCGGCTTCACCCGCCGCGCCGTGATCCGAAACAGCCTCATCGGTGCGATCGTCGTGTTCCCGCTTCCCGCCGTCGTGCTCTTCCGCGGCTTCGCCCCGCAAGACCAGCTGCCGGTGCCGCTCCTCAGCCACACCATGTGGCGCAAGGGCACCCGACTCGCCCTCGACCCGAGTGGCGTGGCCATCAAGGCCTCCGACGTCACGATCGGCAGCGCGTTCCACGTCATCCCCGAAGGACTCGCCGAACTCGAGCACGGCAAGCTCGAAGAGAAGGCGAAGGCCGCAGTCCTCCTGATGCGCCTCGACCCGAGCGACCTCAACCAGCTCCCCGAACGTGAGAGCTGGTCGTACGACGGCATCGTCGCGTACTCCAAGATCTGCACGCACGTCGGATGCCCCGTTGCGCTCTACGAGCAGCACACGCACCACCTGCTCTGCCCGTGCCACCAGTCCCAGTTCGACGTCGCGAACCACTGCGAGGTCATCTTCGGACCGGCCAAGCGGCCGCTGCCCCAGCTGCCGATCGCCATCGACGACGAGGGTTACCTCATCGCGCAGAGCGACTTCACCGAACCCGTCGGCCCGAGCTTCTGGGAGCGTCATTGA
- the coxB gene encoding cytochrome c oxidase subunit II — protein MRHNRRLRWAAIPIAASLSLVLAGCTTAQLNGFLPGFEEGQPPVTNHTERVSGLWVTSWIVLLIVGVITWGLTIWAVIAYRRRKGQTGLPVQLRYNMPIEVFYTIVPLILVLGFFAFTARDQAEIEKRFAADDIDVQVEVIAKQWAWDFNYVNEDVYSPGIQGQLDDEGPEGSLVESEIPTLYLPVGKNVEIELESRDVIHSFWVVDFLYKKDMFPGKTNYMSFVPEREGTYEGKCAELCGEYHSLMLFNVKVVSEAEYEDYIESLRDLGQEGQLSNEYDRNQNLPGTGAPELKEEHEGE, from the coding sequence GTGCGCCACAATCGCCGTCTCCGATGGGCTGCAATCCCGATCGCAGCGTCGCTCAGCCTCGTACTCGCAGGGTGCACGACGGCTCAGCTGAACGGATTCCTGCCGGGCTTCGAAGAGGGGCAGCCTCCCGTCACGAACCACACCGAGCGCGTCTCGGGCCTGTGGGTCACGTCGTGGATCGTGCTGCTCATCGTCGGTGTCATCACGTGGGGTCTGACGATCTGGGCGGTCATCGCCTACCGTCGCCGCAAGGGCCAGACCGGCCTCCCCGTGCAGCTGCGCTACAACATGCCGATCGAGGTCTTCTACACGATCGTGCCGTTGATCCTCGTGCTCGGCTTCTTCGCCTTCACGGCTCGTGACCAGGCCGAGATCGAGAAGCGGTTCGCCGCCGACGACATCGACGTCCAGGTCGAGGTCATCGCCAAGCAGTGGGCGTGGGACTTCAACTACGTGAACGAAGACGTCTACTCGCCCGGCATCCAGGGCCAGCTCGACGACGAGGGCCCCGAGGGCTCGCTCGTCGAGTCCGAGATCCCCACGCTCTACCTGCCCGTCGGCAAGAACGTGGAGATCGAGCTCGAGTCGCGCGATGTCATCCACTCGTTCTGGGTCGTGGACTTCCTTTACAAGAAGGACATGTTCCCGGGCAAGACCAACTACATGTCGTTCGTCCCCGAACGTGAGGGCACCTACGAGGGCAAGTGCGCCGAGCTCTGCGGCGAGTACCACTCGCTCATGCTCTTCAACGTGAAGGTCGTCTCCGAAGCGGAGTACGAGGACTACATCGAGTCGTTGCGCGATCTCGGCCAGGAGGGTCAGCTCTCCAACGAGTACGACCGCAACCAGAACCTGCCCGGAACGGGCGCGCCCGAACTGAAAGAGGAGCACGAAGGCGAATGA
- the ctaD gene encoding cytochrome c oxidase subunit I: protein MSTTTAPARPQSSSLPFGASKVERKGNILVKWITSTDHKVIGYMYLITSFVFFCIAGVMALIIRAQLFEPGLEIVQTREQYNQLFTMHGTIMLLMFATPLFAGFANVLMPLQIGAPDVAFPRLNAFAFWMFAFGSLMAVAGFFTPQGAASFGWFAYQPLASTTFSPGVGGNLWMLGLGLSGFGTILGAVNFITTIITMRAPGMTMFRMPIFTWNTLVTSILVLMAFPVLAAAMLAAAADRVFDAHIYDPANGGVILWQHLFWFFGHPEVYIIALPFFGIVSEIFPVFSRKPIFGYTTLVYATIAIAALSVTVWAHHMYVTGSVLLPFFSLMTMLIAVPTGVKIFNWIGTMWRGSITFETPLVWSVGFLITFVFGGLTGVILASPPLDFAVSDTYFVVAHFHYVVFGTVVFAMFAGFYFWWPKWTGKMLNESLGKWHFWLLFIGFHTTFLIQHWLGVVAMPRRYYSYLPEDNITWMNQLSTIGSAILAISLIPFFLNVYITARRAPKVTVNDPWGYGRSLEWATSCPPPRHNFTSIPRIRSESPAFDLNHPEAGIPVGIGPGKDAPDAPVFDAETKEVK from the coding sequence ATGAGCACCACGACCGCACCGGCTCGGCCGCAGTCGAGCAGCCTTCCCTTCGGAGCCTCGAAGGTCGAGCGCAAGGGCAACATCCTCGTCAAGTGGATCACGTCCACCGACCACAAGGTCATCGGGTACATGTACCTGATCACCTCGTTCGTCTTCTTCTGCATCGCCGGCGTCATGGCGCTGATCATCCGCGCCCAGCTCTTCGAGCCCGGGCTCGAGATCGTGCAGACCCGCGAGCAGTACAACCAGCTGTTCACCATGCACGGCACGATCATGCTGCTGATGTTCGCGACGCCGCTCTTCGCGGGGTTCGCGAACGTCCTCATGCCGCTGCAGATCGGCGCACCTGACGTCGCCTTCCCGCGACTGAACGCGTTCGCCTTCTGGATGTTCGCATTCGGTTCGCTGATGGCCGTCGCCGGCTTCTTCACCCCGCAGGGAGCCGCATCGTTCGGATGGTTCGCCTATCAACCGCTCGCGTCGACGACGTTCTCACCGGGCGTCGGCGGAAACCTCTGGATGCTCGGCCTCGGCCTCTCGGGCTTCGGCACGATCCTCGGCGCGGTGAACTTCATCACCACGATCATCACCATGCGCGCTCCCGGAATGACCATGTTCCGCATGCCGATCTTCACCTGGAACACGCTCGTCACCTCGATCCTCGTGCTGATGGCGTTCCCGGTGCTCGCGGCGGCCATGCTCGCCGCGGCGGCCGACCGCGTGTTCGACGCCCACATCTACGACCCCGCCAACGGCGGCGTCATCCTGTGGCAGCACCTCTTCTGGTTCTTCGGCCACCCCGAGGTGTACATCATCGCGCTGCCGTTCTTCGGCATCGTCTCCGAGATCTTCCCGGTGTTCAGCCGTAAGCCGATCTTCGGGTACACCACGCTCGTGTACGCGACCATCGCGATCGCCGCCCTGTCGGTCACCGTGTGGGCGCACCACATGTACGTCACCGGTTCCGTGCTCCTGCCGTTCTTCTCATTGATGACGATGCTCATCGCGGTACCAACGGGTGTGAAGATCTTCAACTGGATCGGCACGATGTGGCGAGGCTCGATCACGTTCGAGACGCCCCTCGTGTGGTCGGTCGGCTTCCTGATCACCTTCGTGTTCGGTGGTCTCACCGGCGTGATCCTCGCGTCGCCGCCGCTCGACTTCGCCGTGTCCGACACGTACTTCGTCGTCGCCCACTTCCACTACGTGGTCTTCGGCACCGTCGTGTTCGCGATGTTCGCCGGCTTCTACTTCTGGTGGCCCAAGTGGACCGGCAAGATGCTCAACGAGTCGCTCGGCAAGTGGCACTTCTGGCTGCTCTTCATCGGCTTCCACACCACGTTCCTCATCCAGCACTGGCTCGGAGTCGTGGCGATGCCCCGTCGGTACTACTCGTACCTGCCCGAAGACAACATCACGTGGATGAACCAGCTCTCCACCATCGGCTCCGCGATCCTCGCGATCTCGCTGATCCCGTTCTTCCTGAACGTCTACATCACCGCTCGTCGGGCTCCCAAGGTCACGGTGAACGACCCCTGGGGCTACGGCCGTTCGCTCGAGTGGGCGACCAGCTGCCCGCCGCCTCGACACAACTTCACCTCGATCCCGCGCATCCGTTCGGAGTCGCCTGCGTTCGACCTCAACCACCCCGAAGCCGGCATCCCCGTCGGCATCGGACCGGGCAAGGACGCACCAGACGCGCCCGTGTTCGACGCTGAGACGAAGGAAGTCAAGTAG